AATCCAGAGGTAGTTAAGAGTGCTCCTCATAACACCGCCGTTAGAAGGGTAGATGACGTGTTGGCATCAAAGAGGCCAATAATAACGTGGAAGATGTATAAGGAATTGAAGGAGAAGGGGGAGATCGATTACTAGTCAGACAGTGCCGATGTCATCACAGCTCAGACCGGTAAACGCTCATCATCCCAGCCGATGAGGACCGTTAGCCACGCTGAGGATGATGACAAGAGGGTTAGCCGAGGCTTTTTCTTTTTACATAATTTAAAAACTCTTCTAGGAATTCCATCCCTCCCCCATAGTTCACGGCTCTTGGATGAACTGAGAGTATAAATACTCCCCTCGTATGGGTGTACTCAAGCTTGGCTATTAATAGCATGAGCTTGGCCCTTAACTTTCCCACATACCATGTGTACTCTCTCATCTTTACCCTCTTACATTCTCCGTTTGGATAACAAACCTTCCCCTTTAGGTAGACGGTAAAGTTCTCCTTAAGGAGGACATTTAGAGCGTTCTTGGAGATTCTATACCTGGGGGGCACGAAGACCCTTTCAAATGTTATGTTTGCTTCGTGAAATTCTTTCATCGCGAGCATCAATTTTTCCCTGGCAACCTCTCCATTACACTGGAATTCATTTCCAATGTGATCATATCCATGGATTCCAACCTTGTACCCTTTGGCTTCAAGTTTCCTGATAAGGCTGGTGAATTCCTTGTCCTTACTAATTTGATGTCTTTCGGCGTGATTTGGGATTATCAGCAGAATTGTTGAATTTTGAAATCCATACTTTGAAATTATCGCCGTGATTTCTCTTATCTCATCGATGTAAATTGGACTAACGTCGTGGACAAGAATTATGAGCCTCGGAGTGCTCCAGGGAATAAGAAGGTATGGAATAATAAAGATCAACAAAAACAAAAGTGGTAGGTACTTCCTATGCCTTCTTATTGTTCCTTCTGTCGAGTTTTTCTTCCCATGTAAGAATTGAGTGAGTGAACGTGTTGTCATCTTCCTCAATTCCCCTCTTTATCTCTGATACGTGAGCGTACTGGGCCTTGAATTGTTCTAATATGTAGTCAACGGCTTTCTCTGGGTCTGCTTTTTCTCCGCAGGTGTAAACGTCTAGGGCAGCATATCCTTTTTCAGGCCATGTGTGAACGGATATATGGCTCTCGGCAACTATGACAACTCCGCTAACACCCATAGGAGAGAATTTGAAGAAATAACTTGCCTTTACTTCCATGTTACCTCTCCTTGCTGCTTCAAGAAATATCTCTCTTATCTTATCTGCATCTCCGATGATCTCAGGATCGCAACCAGCTGCCTCAACGATGTAGTGGTGTCCAATTGTGTCCATAACTCTCACCTCCTTCCTTTTCTATCACATTTTGAGGGTGAAATGGGGATACTTTTAAAGTTTTTTGGTTTAACGGAAAGAAATGGTTGGAATTCTCTTAAATTATAGCGAAGCTATTTGGCCGTTTTTGGATTAAACTGTCATCAAATGGTAGTTTTTGAAATATTTCGGAATTTAGTGGCAGTTTCAATCTGGGGCTTTTTGTACTATAATATTAGGGTGTTTTTCTAATTTTTGTCTCCCAAATATTGAATTAATGCTCAAATATTCTCTAATTAGGAATCGAAGTTTACATTTCTCCTATTTTCCCTGGATTAGTTTTTTAAAGTTATTCCTGTGAGTTAGCTAAGGTGATCATGCACTATCTAGATGCATTTCCCAGGGAGCTCCAAGATTATTATAGAAGGTTATTTGGAAGAGAGGCAGATGAAATAATGAGGAAACTTAGGGAACCAGTTGAGCATTATTATATAAGGGTGAACACCCTGAAGATCACCAGGGAAAAATTAATTGAGGAACTTAAAAAAGAAGGTCTGAGACCTTTTAGGAGTCCTTATTTGTCTGAAGGGCTATATTTTGTTCGGGAGGGCCCAAATTTTCCAGATGATTTTGATCCGAAGTTGCCCACCGTTGTTGCAAATAAATACGCTGCCGAAAGCGTGTATCAAGGTGCAATGCTTTATGCTCCTGGTGTTCTAAAGGCTGACAAAGGAATTAAAGAGGGAGATGAAGTCCAAATTAGAGATCCTAGGGGATTGCTCGTAGGGATAGGGATAGCTAGGATGGATTATAGGGAGATGATTGAAGCAACGAAAGGCCTAGCCGTTGAAGTCACGCTACCAAAATTTAAGCTTCCAAGCCTTAGTGAACTAAAATCTTTCGAAAAAGGGTACTTTTATCCTCAGGGGCTTCCCTCTATGGTGACGGCTAGGATCTTAGAACCAAGGGAGGATGATGTAATAATCGACATGACTGCGGCCCCAGGTGGAAAAACTACTCACATAGCTCAACTCCTTCAAAATAGAGGTGAGATTATCGCAATAGATAAATCAAAGAACAGACTTAAGAAAATGGAGGAAAACTTAAAGAGACTCGGAGTTAAGAACGTTAAGCTGATACAGATGGATGCCAGGAATCTGCCAGATTTGGGAATCAAGGCTGATAAGATACTCCTAGATGCACCCTGTACGGCACTTGGGGTTAGGCCTAAACTCTGGGAGGAGAGGACGCCGAAGCATATAGAGGCAACCGCTAGGTACCAGAGGGCATTTATCTGGGCAGCCATAAAGAGCCTTAAAAAGGGAGGCATACTAGTTTACTCAACATGCACGCTTAGCTATGAGGAAAATGAGGGGAATGTAAAATTCATGTTGAGAAAAGGGATGAAGCTCGAGGATCAATCAATATTTATAGGCTCTCCAGGAATTGGAATTGATAAAGTTCAGAGATTTTATCCGCATAAACACCTAACCCAAGGATTTTTTATAGCGAAACTTAGAAAGGTGAGGGATGCATGAAGAGGTATCTTCTTCTGATTTTGGGCATAACATTAATTGGAGTACTACTTTGGTGGGCTGGAATTAAAGATACTTTAGGGTTGATTCTAAGGGCAGACCTAAAATTTCTGCTTCTTGCAACTTTAATGTACTGTCTCGCGGTTCTCACTTGGGCCATTAGATGGAACACATTTCTAAAGGGGGCAACAATTGACGTGTCCTTTACTAAGGTTCTAGAAGGTGTTTTTATTGGAATATTTTTGAATAACATAACCCCAGGGGCTAGAACTGGAGGAGAAGCTGTTAAAGCTATCTTTATAAAGAGAGCAACGTCAAACGGAAGCTATTCTAGAGTATTTGCAACGGTAATGGCCGACAGAATTTTGGATGTTGTTCCAGTGATTGTACTCATGACGTTTGCATTCCTCTATGCCATAACACTCCATACGTATATAATCTTGATTATCCTTGGAATTTCAGTGCTCTTACTATTTATTGCCCTAGCATTAACAACGATATTTTCTCTCAAGGAAAACTACGCCCTCTCAATATTGTTGCGAATTTTAAGGATATTGAAACGCCTCTTCCCATCAAAGATCTCGGCAACCGAGGAAGTTCTTAAAGAGAAGCTAATTAATGAGATCAGGGAATTCAAAGGGACATTGGTTAAGTTAGCCAAGAATAGGAAGAAATTGGCATCAACGATGATTTGCTCTTTCATCCTTTGGGGAGCGGATATTTTGAAGACGTACTTTATATTCTTGAGTCTCGGGGGTGATGTAACTTTGCTTCAAGTCCTTCTAGTTAGGATGGCCTCAATGGCAATATCCATGGTCAGCATTATTCCTGGAGGGATTGGAATTAGTGAGGTTGTTCAATCAGGCCTTTTCCTGGCTCTGGGGATTGAGAAAACGCTTGCAGTTTCGGTGACAATGGTCGATAGATTGATATCATTCTGGATTCCAACGCTCCTTGGTGGATTGCTGGCATTTAAGAACAGAGAATTATTCTTCCAGAGTTAGGGGAGAAAATTCTCTCATGAGTAGGTGCATCTCCTTCTCTCCCAAAGCTTCCGGACTTGCCACTATTATTAGCTCTCCTTCCCTAACTAAGATGTTATCTTTTAGGGTCGTGAGGAATTTAAAAACGGATGAAAAACCATTATACAGAATGAGAAACTCGATACAATCGAGAATGACAACAGCTCCCCTGTTCTCACTGACAAACCTTACAGAGATGTCAAGTAGAACGTGTAGGGCTGTTGGATGAACACCCTTCTCTCCAGTACTGGTGACCCAGACTACCTTCGAGCTTATGTTCTCATACCTCTCGGGATTTCTTGTTATTGCAAGGGTCTTTTTACCTCTAATAAGGGGGATAACTTCCTCGTAGGACTTAACTAGGTAAGCAGCCTCTCTTCCAAATCTTGGTTCTTCTGGATAAAAGAATCTCTCAAGGTTCTTCATGAACTCTATGTAAATGTAGGCTATGCCTATTAAGATGACAACATGTCCTATCATGTGGATTTCCATTGCATATGGAACCTCAACGAACAGCACTAAAACATCAATTAATCTCACAAAGGCGGCGAGGGCAAGGAATATGAAGCTCCTTTTAAAGACATATTTGAATTCAGAAGGTGACCTTCTAAATTTCAAAGCCACATATACTGAGAGGATTGCAAAGATGAGAAATACTATCAATCTATATGCTAAAGAGAGAAGGCCTACCATGTTATTTCCACCTCATCTGTTCTGAACTTCTGCTTCACTATTGTGTCCTCGAGCTTGAATGATATCCCTGCCTTGTACATCCTTAATCCAGTATACGCTATCATGGCTCCATTGTCTCTGCACAGGTCGTATGGAGGGACAAAAAACTTAATTCCTCTGTCTTCCGTCATAATCTTTAACATCTCCCTAAGTCTATTGTTAGCTGCGACTCCTCCTACCAGAACAACTTCCTCTTTTTCGGTATGAGCTACGGCCCTCTCTGTCACCTCAACTAAAGCTGCGAAGGCTGTTTCCTGGAAGGAATAAGCCAGATCTTCGGCTCTATATTTTCCACTCCTGTATTTCCTTATCGCTTCAGTTAGAAGGCCTGAGAAGCTAAGATCCATCCCTTTAACTGCGTATGGTAACTCAATGTATTTCTCACCTTTCTCAGCTAGCTTCTCAAGTTTTGGCCCTCCAGGGAAGCCTAGTCCAAGTTCTCTGGCAAATACGTCTATTGCATTGCCTATTCCAATATCTAGCGTCTCTCCAAAAACCCTATACCTTCCTCCTTCAAGGGCAAGAACCTGAGTGTTTCCTCCGCTAACGTAAAGGCCTACTGGATCCTTAACCCCAAACATCTTAGTTATTTCAACGTGAGCTATGCAGTGATTAACACCAACTATTGGTTTCTTGTATTTAATTGCAAGTGCCCTTGCCGCGGTTGCAACAACCCTTAAAGCTGGTCCTAGTCCGGGTCCTTGAGAAAAGGCTATGACATCTATATCCTCGATGGAGACTTTTGCCTCCTCTAGGGCTCTCCTTAGTAATGGTTTCATGAGCCTTGCATGATGCTCTGCAGCCTCCTTTGGATGGATGCCACCCTTTTCACTTGTTAAAGTGTCGAAGACATTAGCTAATACCTTTTTCTCGGTAACAATTCCAATCCCTAGAGTATGGGCAGTTCCCTCGATGCCCAATGCAAGCATAATCTTTCTCCACCCTGAAGTTTTAATGCCAACAATTAAATTTTATGTTCATTGTTTTGGTATTTATCCAATAAGTACCAAAAGTGATTTAATGTAAGGTATCAATCGAGTTTGCAGAGGTGGGTATGGTGATAAAAGAAAAGCTAAGAGTGCTTGTGGAAATGGAACCAAAACGAATGATAATGTATCCTCTCATAGTTTTCGCATTAGCAGTCGTTGTAATAATTGGGAATTACGCTCTAACGGGGAGTCTTGTTAAAGAGGGCATTGAATTGAAAGGTGGCTCCGTGATAACGCTCCAAGGGGTATCTGCCGATCCTGATGAACTTGCAAAGGAAATAAGTAGGTTAGGAGTTGAGGCAAACGTGGAAAGATTCACGGGTATAGCTGGAGGAGGTGGAATAAGGATCTATGTTCCGGCTGGGGAAGATGTGAACAAGGTAAAAGCCTTTTTAAGGGAGAAATTTCCTGGAGTTGAGCCTGAAATAACCGTGATAGGGCCAACATTTGGAAAGATGGTTAGAGAACAGGGAATTAAGGCCATAGCTTATGCCTTCATAGGGATGGCAATCGTAGTTTTCCTATTCTTCAGGGTTCCTGTTCCATCCCTAACGGTTGTCTTCTCAGCATTTTCCGACATGGTTATAGCTATAGCATTGATGGACTTGTTTGGAATAGAACTTAGCCAGGCAACGATAGCTGCCTTATTGATGCTAATAGGTTACTCCGTTGATAGTAACATACTGCTGACAACTAGATTGCTCAGGAGGAAGGAGTTCACGGTTGAAGATGCATATTATTCATCTCTAAAGACAGGCTTTACTATGTCAACAACAACCCTAGGTGCACTTGTTTCCCTCTGGCTGTTTTCCACGGCAAAGGTAATCGATGACATAGCATCGGTTCTCATATTTGGGCTTCTGGCGGACTTCATGAATACTTGGATCTTTAATGCTGGAGTCCTTAGAATGTATATAGCCAAGAGGGAGGGTAAGAAAAAATGAATTGGAAGAAAATCATCTTGAACGGTAGGGTCATCTTGCTTATACTATTCTTAACTCTATCAGTTGTTTCCCTGGCAACTAGGGGGTTAACCTTTGGATTGGATATTAGTGGTGGCATCTCAATTACAGTAAAACTCGAAAATCCTGTCGATCCTCAAACAATGGAGCAAGTTAGAATAGCTCTTGAGCAAAGGCTGAATGCCCTTGGAGTGAAGGATATAGTGATAGAACCGTGGGGGAATCAATTCGTTTTAGTGAAAGTTGCCGGAGTCTCTGAGGAGGAAGGAAATCAGATAGTTGAGACGATAGAGAGACAGGGTGTTTTCTATGCTGAATTTCAGGGAGTAATATTTGCAACGGGAAAGGATATCTTGAACGTTGGAAGTGTTAGCTACGATCCAAGAGAGGGTGCGTGGGTCGTGCCATTTAGGTTGTCGAAGGACGCTGCTGAGAAATTTGCAAAACTTGCCCTAGGAAAAGCCGGGTATCCAGTAGATATGTTCCTTGATCCTCCTGTAAATTCAACGCTTGTCGTTTCAAAGGAGTTCTATCAGGCGATGTTATCCCCAAGATTCCAAATGAATGGGAACATGACTCTCATCGAAAGGATAAGCAAAGCCTTTAACATAAAGGTCATTCAGTACTCAAATCAGACTCCTGAAGAGATTGCTAAGGTTGCAAAGGGTAGTGAGCGGATTATACTTGTTGATGTCGATGGAAAGCTCGCTGAAGAGTTAAAGAAGATGGGATTAAAGGTTGAGGTCAGAAAGAGGGAAAAGAATGAAGATATCGAAGATTTCGTGAGGAGAGTACTTAGGCTGTATGGTCCCTATAGGGTCTCTGAAGGCTTGGCAACTGGAAGGCCAAGTACAGAAGTCATGATCTCAATTGGAGGTTCTCAAAATGATATAAGGGCGAGAAATGATGCACAAGTTGTTTCAGTCGTCTTAAGGAGTGGATCTCTACCGGTAAAGCTCTCAATTGAAAGGATAGATTATATATCCCCAAAACTTGGAGAGAACTTCAAGAAACAGGTTTTGGTAGCTGGAATAGCAGCCTTGCTTGTGGTTGGTGCTATAGTTTACCTCCACTATAGGAAGTTGAAGATAGCAATTCCCGTCATGTTTACCAGTTTCAGTGAAGTTCTAATAATCCTCGGGATAGCCTCACTAATTAAATGGAACCTAGATCTGCCAAGTATAGCTGGAATAATTGCAGCTATAGGGACGGGGGTTGATCAGCAGATAGTGATCACAGATGAATTGCTTGGAGAGTCTGGAGAGAGGAAGATAGTTAGGAGGAGTGGTGTTCTTAAAAGGATGGGTAGGGCATTCTTTATAATCTTGGCATCGGCATCAACTACCGTTGTGGCCATGAGTTTCCTATTCAAGTTCTTTGTAGGAGGGCTGAGAGGCTTTGCCTTCACAACAATACTGGGGATACTCATTGGGATACTAATAACGAGACCCGCTTACGGTGAGATAGCCAAGGAACTTATCGGAGGGAGGAGGTAATGTACATAATAATAATGGGCGCAGGAAGAATAGGTACCTTAGTGGCAAGAATGCTAGAAAATGCCGGTCACGATGTTACCATAATTGAAATAGATAGAGAAAGAGCCAGGGAAATCTCTGAGTATATCTCCGGTTTAGTTATCGAGGGGGATGCTACGGATCAGAAAGTCCTGGAGAATGCAAACATAAAAAGTGCCAATGCATTCGCAGCTTTAACCGGGAGAGACGATGCAAACATATTGGCCTGCATTCTTGCCAAACACCTGAATCCAAGGATAATGACAATCCTTAGGATAACAGACCCAGGAAAGAAAAAGATATTTGAAGAGGTTCAAGAGCTGAAGAAATACTTTGACATAGTCGTCTCCCCGGAGGACATCGCAGCAAATTACATCTTTAGAACCCTAGTCACGCCCGGTTTTGATAGAGTTCTATTGCCTAAAGAGGGAGCAGAGATAATCCAATTCCAAGTTAATGAGGACTCAGATATTGCAGGTAAACCGGTTAAAGACCTAAATCTTCCAAAGGATTCACTCATAATAGCTGTTTATGACGAGAAGGGAAATCTCACCATCCCATCTGGAGATACCGTTATACCGAGTAAAGGCAAGATAATAATCTTTGCAAAGAATTCAGCACTACAAGAAGTAAAGAGAATCATGGAAAAGAAAAAAGAGGGGAAGTAATAGCTCGATTACATTGTAAGAGCTCTTTCCTGTCTTTAAATTTGTCATGCAACTTAAAAATTTTATGAAAATTTGTTCAACAATTTTGGCAAAAAATATTTTAAATAAGTGACCATATCTGTTTCCCGTATTCTGACTATCATCGGAAGGAGATGGTTCCAATGGAGGACGTCCTCAGAGAGATCATCAAAGCTGAAAAGCTTGCTGAAGAGAGAATAGAGAAAGCAAAGGAGGAAGCTAAACAAATCGTTAGGATGGCGAGAGAGGAAGCCAGAAAAATTGAAGAGGAGATAATTAGAGATGCAGAAACTAAAGCTCAAAAGCTCATAGAGGAAAAGAAGAAAGAGGGAGAGAAGGAAGCCCAGGAAATATTAGCTAAAGGAGAAGATGAAATAAGGGAGGTACTTTCTCGGGCCGAGAATAAGGAGAGGTTCGAAAAGGCCGTTTCTGAGTGCTTAAAAATAATTAGAGGGATCTAACATGTTCAAGCCAGAGGAGGTAGTTAAACTTGAGGTTATAACGTTAACTAGGTTTAGGGACAAGTTATTGACACTTCTCCATGAAATGGGTGTTGCTCAGCTTGAGGAAGTTCCAATAGAGGAAATACAAAAGGATACACCAAATGAATTCTATAGAAAGGCTACCTCCTATAGCATAACCTTGTCAAGACTCGTTGACACGGTCAAACAATATCTTCCGCCAAAAACTTCTGGAATTAAGGATTTCATTTTCCCAAAGGAGAAAAAGAAAAGGAAATATAAATATAGGGGAATTGAGCAGCTAATAAAGGACGTTGAAACATTTCTAGGGGAAGTAGAACCAAAGATAAGGGCCGTTGAATCTGAGGTCTCAAAGATAAATACTGAAATTTCATCTCTTAAGGAATCCCTGGATACCCTTCAAATTTTGAGTAATTTGAACATTGAAGTTCAATATTTAAGAGGTGGAACGTTTCTAAATGTTGAAGTTGGCCTCGTTGAAAGGGAGAAAGTCGAGAAACTATTGGCCGAATTGAAGGAAGTCAGCGGAGGCAGGATATTCTTCCTTAGGAGAGACATTGGAGCAAAGACGCTCTTAGTTGTAGTATCCCTTAAGGAGGATGCTGGCAAAGTTAGTTCTGTTCTTGCAAAATACGGTTTTGAGAAAATTGAGGTTCCTGAGGGTAAGGGGTATCCGAAGGATTTGATTCCCAAGTACATGGAAAGGATAAAAGAGAAAGAGAAAGAGCTTGAAAGTGCGAAATCCAAAGGAAGAGAACTTGCTGAAAGGTACTATGAGGAGTTGCTCTTCTACAAGGAACTCATGGATAACGAGAGGGACAAGGGGAACTATCTCTCTTATCTCGTTAGAACTGAGATGACATTTGGTCTACTTGCATGGGTTCCTAAAAAGGACGTCTCTAGGGTTATAGATGGAATAAGGAATGTAACAGGTGGCATAGTTTATGTAAACGTTAGGGAACCGAGTCCTGAGGAGATAGATAACATTCCGGTGAAGCTAAAGAATCCTGAGTTCATAAGTCACTTTGAAATGTTGACGGAGATGTATGGCGTTCCAAAGTACAATGAAATAGATCCAACCCCCATCATGGCATTCACATACTCCTTCTTCTTTGGGTTCATGCTAACTGACTTTGTCTATGGCCTATTGCTCGGCATAATATCTGCCCTGCTAGTAATAGGTCATTCAAAGCTAAGGGATGGAACTTGGAAGTTTGCAAAGATAATGCTCTGGGCTTCGATATTTACAATGGCTATGGGCATCCTATTCGGAAGTTATTGTGGAAATGCCCTTGACATGGCCGGCATAAAGGTACCCAGAATCCTAGACACCATGGAGCAGGCTCTTACAGTCCTCTTAATGGCATTGGGCATAGGTTTGGCACATCTCTTCACGGGATATCTCTTGGGCTTCATAGTGAATTGGAAGAATGGAAACGTAAAGGGTGCAATCCTAGAGCAACTACCTTGGGTTTTGATAATCCTAGGAATAACGTCCTTTGCCTTATCACTAAAAGTGGGGGTTCCTCAAATAGTTAGCAAGGCAATTTTTGGAGCAGGTTTAGTGCTGTTCATCATAGGTGAGATCGTGAACAACAAAGGCATGGCAATTCTGCTAACAATTTCGGATTTCTTTGGGTTTGTTGGTAGTTGGCTTAGTTATGCAAGATTAATGGCATTAGCACTTGCAACTTCAGGTATCGCTTTGGTGATAAACATAATGGTCCAAATGGTATGGGGTATGAAGATAGGACCAGTTCCGTTGGGTATCCTTATCGGAATAATAGTCTTCATCGGAGGGCACATATTTTCAACAGCTATAAATGCCTTGGGAGCCTTTGTTCACGCTCTCCGTCTTCATTATGTTGAA
The window above is part of the Pyrococcus sp. NA2 genome. Proteins encoded here:
- a CDS encoding preprotein translocase subunit SecD translates to MNWKKIILNGRVILLILFLTLSVVSLATRGLTFGLDISGGISITVKLENPVDPQTMEQVRIALEQRLNALGVKDIVIEPWGNQFVLVKVAGVSEEEGNQIVETIERQGVFYAEFQGVIFATGKDILNVGSVSYDPREGAWVVPFRLSKDAAEKFAKLALGKAGYPVDMFLDPPVNSTLVVSKEFYQAMLSPRFQMNGNMTLIERISKAFNIKVIQYSNQTPEEIAKVAKGSERIILVDVDGKLAEELKKMGLKVEVRKREKNEDIEDFVRRVLRLYGPYRVSEGLATGRPSTEVMISIGGSQNDIRARNDAQVVSVVLRSGSLPVKLSIERIDYISPKLGENFKKQVLVAGIAALLVVGAIVYLHYRKLKIAIPVMFTSFSEVLIILGIASLIKWNLDLPSIAGIIAAIGTGVDQQIVITDELLGESGERKIVRRSGVLKRMGRAFFIILASASTTVVAMSFLFKFFVGGLRGFAFTTILGILIGILITRPAYGEIAKELIGGRR
- a CDS encoding flippase-like domain-containing protein, with product MKRYLLLILGITLIGVLLWWAGIKDTLGLILRADLKFLLLATLMYCLAVLTWAIRWNTFLKGATIDVSFTKVLEGVFIGIFLNNITPGARTGGEAVKAIFIKRATSNGSYSRVFATVMADRILDVVPVIVLMTFAFLYAITLHTYIILIILGISVLLLFIALALTTIFSLKENYALSILLRILRILKRLFPSKISATEEVLKEKLINEIREFKGTLVKLAKNRKKLASTMICSFILWGADILKTYFIFLSLGGDVTLLQVLLVRMASMAISMVSIIPGGIGISEVVQSGLFLALGIEKTLAVSVTMVDRLISFWIPTLLGGLLAFKNRELFFQS
- a CDS encoding DUF2334 domain-containing protein, which encodes MIFIIPYLLIPWSTPRLIILVHDVSPIYIDEIREITAIISKYGFQNSTILLIIPNHAERHQISKDKEFTSLIRKLEAKGYKVGIHGYDHIGNEFQCNGEVAREKLMLAMKEFHEANITFERVFVPPRYRISKNALNVLLKENFTVYLKGKVCYPNGECKRVKMREYTWYVGKLRAKLMLLIAKLEYTHTRGVFILSVHPRAVNYGGGMEFLEEFLNYVKRKSLG
- a CDS encoding V-type ATP synthase subunit I, yielding MFKPEEVVKLEVITLTRFRDKLLTLLHEMGVAQLEEVPIEEIQKDTPNEFYRKATSYSITLSRLVDTVKQYLPPKTSGIKDFIFPKEKKKRKYKYRGIEQLIKDVETFLGEVEPKIRAVESEVSKINTEISSLKESLDTLQILSNLNIEVQYLRGGTFLNVEVGLVEREKVEKLLAELKEVSGGRIFFLRRDIGAKTLLVVVSLKEDAGKVSSVLAKYGFEKIEVPEGKGYPKDLIPKYMERIKEKEKELESAKSKGRELAERYYEELLFYKELMDNERDKGNYLSYLVRTEMTFGLLAWVPKKDVSRVIDGIRNVTGGIVYVNVREPSPEEIDNIPVKLKNPEFISHFEMLTEMYGVPKYNEIDPTPIMAFTYSFFFGFMLTDFVYGLLLGIISALLVIGHSKLRDGTWKFAKIMLWASIFTMAMGILFGSYCGNALDMAGIKVPRILDTMEQALTVLLMALGIGLAHLFTGYLLGFIVNWKNGNVKGAILEQLPWVLIILGITSFALSLKVGVPQIVSKAIFGAGLVLFIIGEIVNNKGMAILLTISDFFGFVGSWLSYARLMALALATSGIALVINIMVQMVWGMKIGPVPLGILIGIIVFIGGHIFSTAINALGAFVHALRLHYVEFFGTFYSGEGRKFEPFAAKREVSELEIES
- a CDS encoding TrkA family potassium uptake protein; its protein translation is MYIIIMGAGRIGTLVARMLENAGHDVTIIEIDRERAREISEYISGLVIEGDATDQKVLENANIKSANAFAALTGRDDANILACILAKHLNPRIMTILRITDPGKKKIFEEVQELKKYFDIVVSPEDIAANYIFRTLVTPGFDRVLLPKEGAEIIQFQVNEDSDIAGKPVKDLNLPKDSLIIAVYDEKGNLTIPSGDTVIPSKGKIIIFAKNSALQEVKRIMEKKKEGK
- the speD gene encoding adenosylmethionine decarboxylase, with product MDTIGHHYIVEAAGCDPEIIGDADKIREIFLEAARRGNMEVKASYFFKFSPMGVSGVVIVAESHISVHTWPEKGYAALDVYTCGEKADPEKAVDYILEQFKAQYAHVSEIKRGIEEDDNTFTHSILTWEEKLDRRNNKKA
- a CDS encoding V-type ATP synthase subunit H, whose protein sequence is MEDVLREIIKAEKLAEERIEKAKEEAKQIVRMAREEARKIEEEIIRDAETKAQKLIEEKKKEGEKEAQEILAKGEDEIREVLSRAENKERFEKAVSECLKIIRGI
- a CDS encoding RsmB/NOP family class I SAM-dependent RNA methyltransferase: MHYLDAFPRELQDYYRRLFGREADEIMRKLREPVEHYYIRVNTLKITREKLIEELKKEGLRPFRSPYLSEGLYFVREGPNFPDDFDPKLPTVVANKYAAESVYQGAMLYAPGVLKADKGIKEGDEVQIRDPRGLLVGIGIARMDYREMIEATKGLAVEVTLPKFKLPSLSELKSFEKGYFYPQGLPSMVTARILEPREDDVIIDMTAAPGGKTTHIAQLLQNRGEIIAIDKSKNRLKKMEENLKRLGVKNVKLIQMDARNLPDLGIKADKILLDAPCTALGVRPKLWEERTPKHIEATARYQRAFIWAAIKSLKKGGILVYSTCTLSYEENEGNVKFMLRKGMKLEDQSIFIGSPGIGIDKVQRFYPHKHLTQGFFIAKLRKVRDA
- a CDS encoding bifunctional N(6)-L-threonylcarbamoyladenine synthase/serine/threonine protein kinase, translated to MLALGIEGTAHTLGIGIVTEKKVLANVFDTLTSEKGGIHPKEAAEHHARLMKPLLRRALEEAKVSIEDIDVIAFSQGPGLGPALRVVATAARALAIKYKKPIVGVNHCIAHVEITKMFGVKDPVGLYVSGGNTQVLALEGGRYRVFGETLDIGIGNAIDVFARELGLGFPGGPKLEKLAEKGEKYIELPYAVKGMDLSFSGLLTEAIRKYRSGKYRAEDLAYSFQETAFAALVEVTERAVAHTEKEEVVLVGGVAANNRLREMLKIMTEDRGIKFFVPPYDLCRDNGAMIAYTGLRMYKAGISFKLEDTIVKQKFRTDEVEITW
- a CDS encoding DUF835 domain-containing protein; this translates as MVGLLSLAYRLIVFLIFAILSVYVALKFRRSPSEFKYVFKRSFIFLALAAFVRLIDVLVLFVEVPYAMEIHMIGHVVILIGIAYIYIEFMKNLERFFYPEEPRFGREAAYLVKSYEEVIPLIRGKKTLAITRNPERYENISSKVVWVTSTGEKGVHPTALHVLLDISVRFVSENRGAVVILDCIEFLILYNGFSSVFKFLTTLKDNILVREGELIIVASPEALGEKEMHLLMREFSPLTLEE
- a CDS encoding protein translocase subunit SecF, producing the protein MVIKEKLRVLVEMEPKRMIMYPLIVFALAVVVIIGNYALTGSLVKEGIELKGGSVITLQGVSADPDELAKEISRLGVEANVERFTGIAGGGGIRIYVPAGEDVNKVKAFLREKFPGVEPEITVIGPTFGKMVREQGIKAIAYAFIGMAIVVFLFFRVPVPSLTVVFSAFSDMVIAIALMDLFGIELSQATIAALLMLIGYSVDSNILLTTRLLRRKEFTVEDAYYSSLKTGFTMSTTTLGALVSLWLFSTAKVIDDIASVLIFGLLADFMNTWIFNAGVLRMYIAKREGKKK